The following nucleotide sequence is from Bacteroidales bacterium.
CGCCGGGAATTTCGGCATTTTTAATGTTTTCATCAGGTTCAGGGAAGCCGAAATACTCTTCAATTTTGTGACAGCAATGCAATAAATCCTGTCCTTTGTTATTCTGAGCATATTCTATTGCCATTGTGAAAAGGTCATCAATAACACGCGGCAGGGCATCTTTTGTAATATCGAACTCACGCGGGAGCTTTTTATAATTGTCGAAATCGGCAAGTTCTGTTCTTATCTCTTTAAGTATTTTATTTATTTCAACAACTTTTTGCTGATTTACGCCGGTTTCTATACCAAGCTTGTTGCAAAATAATTGTATTAATTCGTATGCCGGCGCCGCAGAACCTCCTGCAAAATTCATAATAGAAGTATCGAGAACATCAACTCCGTTGATAATAGCCATCAGAGAAGATGCGAGCCCATAACCCGGTGTGCAATGCGTGTGAAAATTTAAAGGAATTTTCAGTTTTTCTTTGAGTAAGCGGACAATGCGCCCCGAACGTAAAGGAGGAATCAGCCCGGCCATATCTTTAATGGTAATCATGTCGGCTCCCAGTGCCTGTAGTTCAAGAGCTTTTTTAAGAAAATAGTCATCGGTGAAAATATTGCCTGGCAATTTTTTGGCACGTAACAAAGCTTTCAGTTTATCTTTCGAGCTGAAATAAGGGTCAACAGTGTAACATACTGTGGCATCAGCAATACCGCCATTTTCTTTTACGTATTTAATGCTTGATTTGATGTTATCCACATCATTCAGGGCGTCAAAAATTCTCATGATTCCAATGCCCGATTGAACGGAAAGTCGGCAAAACCCCTCAATAACTTCTTCCGGATAAGGATTATATCCAAAAAGATTTCTCCCTCTTGAAAGTGCCGTAAGCTTGGATGAATTGCTTATGATGTTTTTTATTTTTTCAAGCCTTTCCCAAGGATTTTCACCCAAATAACGCATGATTGAATCGGGGACGGCACCACCCCAAACCTCCATAGCATAAAAATTTGCATCCTTGTATAAATGGAGCGCTTTATCAACCTGTGTCTGAGTCATGCGTGTGGCAAAAAGCGACTGTTGTCCGTCCCTCAGTGTTACATCTCTTATTAATAATTTACGTTTCATATAGCGTTGAAATACAGTTTTTTAATGAAAAATTTATTTTAATATTAATTTATTGGCAAAGGTACATAAGTTTTACATCTTGTTTAATCAATCTCTAAAATATTTAAATTCAAAAGCAATAAAAAACAGTTTTCAAAAATCCATATTAATTATTATTCCTAATTTAGTAATCTCAAAAACAGATGTTAACTCTAAATCCATAGAATATGAAAAAAGCTGTTATTTTATTATGTGTTGTTGCTCTCGCAGGATTTGTTTTTCAGGGATGCAACATTAAAAAAATTGAAAAAACCATGACAAAAGAAGATTCTATTATGCAATTAAAAGTAAATGAATACGCCAAAGTGAAGCTAACTGCCAATTTGGGCAATCTTACAGAAAAAGAAAAACAACTTGTGGTTGCACTTATAGATATTGCAAAAATAATGGATGAGCTTTACTGGTTGCAAACTTTGGGTGAAAAAAATGAGTTTCTTGACAGCATTAAAAGCGAATACGCAAAGCAGTTTGCACTTATCAATTACGGGCCTTGGGATCGCCTGGACGACAACAATCCATTTATACAAAAGTATAGTGAAAAACCTCTGGGCGCAAATTATTATCCGCAGGATATGACCAAAGAAGAATTTGAAAAACTTGACAATAAGGACAAAACAGGCTTGTACACCCTTATCCGCCGCAACGACGACAAAAGCCTGAAAGTTGTGTGGTATCATGAAGAATATAAAGAGCAGCTTCAAAAAGCTTCTGAACTCCTAAAAAAGGCAGCAACACTTGCCGAAGACGAAGGTCTGAAAAAATATTTAGAACTGCGTGCCGAAGCCTTGATTACAAGCATTTATCAACCCAGCGACATGGCATGGATGGAAATGAAAAACAACCGCATTGATTTTGTGGTGGGCCCGATTGAAAATTATGAAGATGCACTTTACGAATACAAGGCAGCTTTTGAGGCTTTTGTGCTTATCAAGGATATGGAATGGAGTAAAAAACTGGACAAATATGTTGCATTACTGCCCGACATACAAAAACAACTTCCGGTAGAAGAGAAATATAAAAAAGAAGTACCGGGAACATCGTCCGACCTAGGGGTTTATGATGCTGTTTATTACGCCGGCGACTGCAATGCGGGCAGTAAAACCATAGCCATCAACCTACCGAACGACGAACAAGTACAACTTGAAAAAGGCTCGCGCAGGCTGCAGCTGAAAAATACCATGAAAGCAAAATTCGACAACATCATGGTGCCGATATCACAAAAGCTTACTGACCCGGCACAAATGAAACATGTGAAATTCGACGCGTTTTTCAATAATGTGATGTTTCACGAAGTGGCACATGGACTGGGTATAAAAAATACCATCAACGGTAAGGGAACTGTGCGCGAAGCGCTGAAAGATGTTTATTCCGCCTTTGAGGAAGCAAAAGCAGATATACTCGGCCTTTTCATTGTCACCAGCCTGATAGAAAAAGGCGAGATAAAAGAAATAAGCGTAGAGGATTGTTTTGTTACTTTTATGGCGGGAATATTCCGCTCAGTACGTTTTGGCGCCGCCAGTGCTCACGGGAAGGCAAATATGATGTGTTTTAACTTTTTCGAAAAGTCCGGAGCTTTTACCCGTAACGATGCCGCCACATATACTGTGGATTTTGAAAAAATGAAAACTGCCATGAACCAATGGGCAGCAACCATTCTTGTTTTCCAGGGGAATGGCGATTATGAAGGAGCTAGCAAATACCTGAAAGAAAATGCTTTGATAAACCCGCAACTTCAGAAAGAACTGGATGCGTTGAAGTCGGCTAATATCCCCAAAGATATTGTTTTTGAACAGGGAAAGGAAATTCTCGGGCTATAAAAATTTTTGTTTTGTATAAGAAGCTGCCTTTCTGTTCGTTTTTCCTATAAATAATCACTACAGCATGAAAAAAACACTTTGGTTCATTTTGCTTGTTTTCGTTGCGGGATTTCAAACTTTTCCCCAGAATTCTGCTGTTGACGATAGCTTAGTGATTAAAAAGATACAAGCGGATATTTGTATACTGGCTTCTGATTCAATGATAGGAAGGGAAACGGGGACTCCCGGCGAATGGATGGCCAGGAAATACATAGAAAGCCGTTTCAAAGAAATCGGATTACAATCTCTTTTTGACACATCTTATTTTGAAGCATTCGAATATTTTGACTCCGATTTTGTTGACCTGGGAACTTTTTTTGAACTTAACGGCAAAGCCCTGAAGCTCTATCTAGATTATTATCCGCTTGGCTTTTCCTCAAATGATACTGTATCTGGCGAAATGGTATTTGTGGGTACCGGCATTTATAATGAACGTGAAAAAGTAAACGATTACGCAGGCCTCGGTGATTTGAAAAATAAAATTTTTATTATGGACCTTGCAATCCCCGATAAATATTTAAAAAATAATGATTTGTGGGAGAGCACACAGAAAGTCTCGAGAGTAAACCTTGCTGCTGAAAGAGGTGCAAAAGCTGTGATTTTCTTTTCTTCCGACAAAAGTTATGGCATACCGGTAAAAAATCCCTCATTTTTTATTGAGCGGTGTAATATTCCTGTGGTTTTTCTGATGGATGCTTCCCTTATTGATGTAAAAAATCCCGGAAAGGCAAATGTTGGCGTAAATATAAAACGCAGCGGCAACCGTAAGGCTTGGAATGTGGGTGCTTATTTGGATAATCATGCCGAATACACTGTTGTTATTGGCGCACATTATGACCATCTGGGGATGGGTTTTTCCGGTACACGTGATGCTGGAAATTACGAAGTGCACAATGGGGCGGATGATAATGCCAGTGGGGTGGCAGGTGTGTTAGAAATAGCAGAAATGCTGGTGCATTCGGATATGAAAAATAATAATTATATTTTTTTGGCTTTTTCTGCAGAAGAAAAAGGACTGATTGGCTCCGCAAAATTTCTTGAAAAAGAAAGCTATCCACAGGAAAAACTAAACTACATGATAGACCTTGATATGATAGGGCGGCTCGATGATAAAAATAACCTGAAAATATACGGCACGGGTACTTCAAACGTATGGGACGATGCTATTGACAGAATCAGCAATCCAGAAATGAAAGTTACTAAAATAAAAACAGGTATTGGAGGCTCCGACCACACATCTTTTAATCAGAAACAAATTCCTGCCATATTTATACACACCGGTTT
It contains:
- a CDS encoding carboxylase; the encoded protein is MKRKLLIRDVTLRDGQQSLFATRMTQTQVDKALHLYKDANFYAMEVWGGAVPDSIMRYLGENPWERLEKIKNIISNSSKLTALSRGRNLFGYNPYPEEVIEGFCRLSVQSGIGIMRIFDALNDVDNIKSSIKYVKENGGIADATVCYTVDPYFSSKDKLKALLRAKKLPGNIFTDDYFLKKALELQALGADMITIKDMAGLIPPLRSGRIVRLLKEKLKIPLNFHTHCTPGYGLASSLMAIINGVDVLDTSIMNFAGGSAAPAYELIQLFCNKLGIETGVNQQKVVEINKILKEIRTELADFDNYKKLPREFDITKDALPRVIDDLFTMAIEYAQNNKGQDLLHCCHKIEEYFGFPEPDENIKNAEIPGGMYSNMLVQLKQLKLENLLPRVLEIIPTVRLAAGCPPLVTPTSQIVGVQAVNCVIDENKGQPFYTTKSIQFVNLVKGQYGKTPMPVKPEFRYKIAGVKKETPYDTRNYKKQDNPVFPDYGDVKLAENERDELLLELFPSVASEFLKNRIINKYLEEIHRIEEEKRQKFLKEKQAYESLSKEEKQKRLLEGLSKL
- a CDS encoding Zn-dependent hydrolase, with translation MKKAVILLCVVALAGFVFQGCNIKKIEKTMTKEDSIMQLKVNEYAKVKLTANLGNLTEKEKQLVVALIDIAKIMDELYWLQTLGEKNEFLDSIKSEYAKQFALINYGPWDRLDDNNPFIQKYSEKPLGANYYPQDMTKEEFEKLDNKDKTGLYTLIRRNDDKSLKVVWYHEEYKEQLQKASELLKKAATLAEDEGLKKYLELRAEALITSIYQPSDMAWMEMKNNRIDFVVGPIENYEDALYEYKAAFEAFVLIKDMEWSKKLDKYVALLPDIQKQLPVEEKYKKEVPGTSSDLGVYDAVYYAGDCNAGSKTIAINLPNDEQVQLEKGSRRLQLKNTMKAKFDNIMVPISQKLTDPAQMKHVKFDAFFNNVMFHEVAHGLGIKNTINGKGTVREALKDVYSAFEEAKADILGLFIVTSLIEKGEIKEISVEDCFVTFMAGIFRSVRFGAASAHGKANMMCFNFFEKSGAFTRNDAATYTVDFEKMKTAMNQWAATILVFQGNGDYEGASKYLKENALINPQLQKELDALKSANIPKDIVFEQGKEILGL
- a CDS encoding M20/M25/M40 family metallo-hydrolase codes for the protein MKKTLWFILLVFVAGFQTFPQNSAVDDSLVIKKIQADICILASDSMIGRETGTPGEWMARKYIESRFKEIGLQSLFDTSYFEAFEYFDSDFVDLGTFFELNGKALKLYLDYYPLGFSSNDTVSGEMVFVGTGIYNEREKVNDYAGLGDLKNKIFIMDLAIPDKYLKNNDLWESTQKVSRVNLAAERGAKAVIFFSSDKSYGIPVKNPSFFIERCNIPVVFLMDASLIDVKNPGKANVGVNIKRSGNRKAWNVGAYLDNHAEYTVVIGAHYDHLGMGFSGTRDAGNYEVHNGADDNASGVAGVLEIAEMLVHSDMKNNNYIFLAFSAEEKGLIGSAKFLEKESYPQEKLNYMIDLDMIGRLDDKNNLKIYGTGTSNVWDDAIDRISNPEMKVTKIKTGIGGSDHTSFNQKQIPAIFIHTGLHADYHKAVDDCELINFSGLNEVMKYTYNIIKFLDKAGKISYRPATVIDEILIK